Proteins encoded in a region of the Sphingopyxis sp. OAS728 genome:
- a CDS encoding cytochrome P450, producing the protein MTDLKDPDLYVGGMPYAELAALRAAGSVHWNPENDGAGFWAVLGFDDIVTVSRQVDLFSSAHENGGHRIFNENEVGLTGAGESAIGIPFISRDPPTHTQYRKFVMPALSPARLEGIEARIAERVERLFADVPLNETVNILPLLTVPLPLLTLAELLGVPADMWHDLHRWTDAFVGEDDPDFRQSPEAMAAVMGEFIGFATALFEERRANPGPDIASLLANTEIQGKPVALGDFIGNLILALVGGNETTRNSINHSLIAFANNPDQWDRVRADPGLLPNAVKEMVRYASPVIHMRRTATRDTKLGGQPIRRGDKVVVFYPAGNRDPSVFADPDAFDIARPIRQHLAFGAGTHVCVGSRLAEMQLRLAFAQMARHVRRIEISGESSRVRSNFINGFKRLDVRLVT; encoded by the coding sequence ATGACCGACCTCAAGGATCCGGACCTTTACGTCGGCGGCATGCCCTATGCCGAGCTCGCGGCGCTACGCGCTGCGGGCTCGGTCCACTGGAACCCAGAGAATGACGGTGCGGGGTTCTGGGCGGTGCTGGGGTTCGACGATATCGTCACCGTGTCGCGGCAGGTCGATCTCTTTTCCTCGGCACATGAAAATGGCGGGCACCGGATCTTCAACGAGAATGAGGTCGGGCTGACTGGCGCGGGCGAGTCGGCAATCGGCATCCCCTTCATCTCGCGCGACCCGCCGACGCACACCCAGTATCGCAAGTTCGTGATGCCCGCGCTGTCGCCCGCAAGGCTCGAAGGCATCGAGGCGCGCATCGCCGAGCGCGTCGAGCGCCTCTTCGCCGATGTCCCGCTGAACGAGACGGTGAACATCCTCCCGCTCCTCACCGTCCCGCTGCCCCTCCTCACCCTCGCCGAGCTGCTCGGCGTCCCCGCCGACATGTGGCACGACCTTCACCGCTGGACCGACGCCTTCGTCGGTGAGGATGATCCCGACTTTCGCCAGTCGCCCGAAGCGATGGCGGCGGTGATGGGCGAATTCATCGGCTTCGCCACCGCGCTGTTCGAGGAACGCCGCGCCAACCCCGGCCCCGATATCGCGTCACTGCTCGCAAATACCGAGATTCAAGGAAAGCCGGTCGCGCTCGGCGACTTCATCGGCAACCTGATCCTCGCGCTCGTCGGCGGCAACGAGACGACGCGCAATTCGATCAACCACAGCCTGATCGCCTTCGCTAACAACCCCGATCAATGGGACAGGGTCCGCGCCGACCCCGGCCTGCTCCCGAACGCGGTCAAGGAAATGGTCCGTTACGCCAGCCCCGTGATCCACATGCGCCGCACCGCGACGCGCGACACCAAGCTCGGCGGCCAGCCGATCCGCCGGGGCGACAAGGTGGTCGTCTTCTACCCCGCGGGAAATCGCGACCCGTCGGTCTTCGCCGATCCCGACGCCTTCGACATCGCCCGCCCGATCCGCCAGCATCTCGCCTTCGGCGCGGGCACGCATGTCTGCGTCGGCTCGCGCCTCGCCGAGATGCAATTGCGACTCGCCTTTGCGCAAATGGCGCGTCATGTTCGGCGGATAGAAATATCGGGAGAGTCGAGCCGCGTGCGGTCGAACTTCATCAACGGCTTCAAGCGGCTCGACGTCAGGTTGGTGACGTGA
- a CDS encoding GlcG/HbpS family heme-binding protein → MSINQQQADAAIAAARKAADAIGVPMNIAVYDDGANLKAFLRMDGAFLGSADIALNKARTAALFGFNTEALYDFVKPGGTSPGFDRTNGGLIVFPGGVPVKDAEGRLVGAVGVSGGMVDQDFEVATAAVAALN, encoded by the coding sequence ATGAGCATCAACCAGCAGCAAGCCGACGCCGCCATCGCCGCCGCCCGCAAGGCGGCCGACGCGATCGGGGTGCCGATGAACATCGCCGTCTATGACGATGGCGCGAATTTGAAGGCCTTCCTCCGCATGGACGGCGCCTTCCTCGGCTCGGCCGACATCGCGCTGAACAAGGCGCGCACCGCTGCGCTCTTCGGCTTCAACACCGAGGCGCTCTACGACTTCGTCAAGCCGGGCGGGACCTCGCCGGGTTTCGACCGCACCAACGGCGGGCTGATCGTTTTTCCCGGCGGCGTACCTGTCAAGGACGCCGAAGGCCGGCTGGTCGGCGCGGTCGGCGTGTCGGGCGGCATGGTCGATCAGGATTTCGAAGTGGCAACCGCCGCCGTCGCGGCGCTGAATTGA
- a CDS encoding TetR/AcrR family transcriptional regulator, with amino-acid sequence MEIETATVAAPHKGRPREFCVDMALASALRVFWSKGYEGASMADLTEAMGITKPSLYAAFGNKEALFNKALDLYEREKADYMRAALDAPTARGVAERLMYGALDMYTCPENPNGCLGVITSVACGAEAECIRQAVLERGAAAKKAMLERFARAKEEGDFPPDTDAEGLAAFLTAVNQGMSVQAGAGATRAELERLVETSLKLWPGR; translated from the coding sequence ATGGAAATCGAAACCGCTACCGTTGCCGCTCCGCACAAGGGCCGTCCGCGCGAATTTTGCGTCGACATGGCGTTGGCGTCGGCGCTCCGCGTCTTCTGGTCGAAGGGCTATGAGGGCGCGTCGATGGCTGACCTAACCGAGGCGATGGGGATCACCAAGCCCAGCCTCTATGCAGCGTTCGGCAACAAGGAGGCACTCTTCAACAAGGCGCTCGACCTCTATGAGCGCGAAAAGGCCGACTATATGCGCGCGGCGCTCGATGCGCCGACCGCGCGCGGTGTCGCCGAGCGGCTGATGTACGGCGCGCTCGACATGTACACCTGCCCCGAGAATCCGAACGGTTGCCTTGGCGTGATCACGTCGGTCGCGTGCGGCGCGGAAGCCGAATGCATCCGGCAGGCCGTCCTCGAACGCGGCGCGGCGGCGAAGAAGGCGATGCTCGAACGTTTCGCGCGCGCCAAGGAAGAAGGCGACTTTCCGCCCGACACCGACGCCGAAGGGCTCGCTGCCTTCCTGACTGCCGTCAATCAGGGTATGTCGGTGCAGGCTGGGGCAGGCGCGACGCGCGCCGAGCTCGAACGGCTGGTCGAAACCAGCCTGAAGCTGTGGCCGGGGCGCTGA
- a CDS encoding helix-turn-helix transcriptional regulator gives MTMAPAMPILKESEGSLDAMARILDRPPITMSDGLRGDTLLTGRWQHGPVHNTLAALPAHVIVAHHGGDSDMALRASGGVNIRARSRAGTMVIIPRDQDGRWDISGNSDVSHVYLTHERLTSTVEELTNGRDFDLLHRVAFEDPTVVNLITMLSNEAAAGETSSRLFVEQAIDLLCTQLVRGHSSFGALDDPNAKRGGLADWQVKRVVTYMRSRMEEEIGLDELAALVHLSRFHFCTAFKKATGRNPHETLTMMRIARAKELLADPDMPVTEIGLCVGYQTPSSFAASFRKTVGMSPSDFRRRL, from the coding sequence ATGACCATGGCACCCGCCATGCCCATATTGAAGGAATCCGAGGGTTCGCTCGATGCGATGGCGCGCATCCTCGACCGGCCGCCGATCACCATGTCCGACGGTCTGCGCGGCGACACCCTGCTCACCGGCCGCTGGCAACATGGTCCGGTTCACAACACGCTCGCAGCGCTCCCGGCGCATGTCATTGTCGCCCATCATGGCGGCGACAGCGACATGGCGCTCCGCGCTTCGGGCGGCGTCAACATCCGCGCCCGCTCGCGCGCCGGCACGATGGTGATTATCCCCAGGGATCAGGACGGGCGTTGGGATATTTCAGGCAATTCGGACGTCAGCCACGTCTATCTGACGCACGAAAGGCTGACCTCGACCGTCGAGGAACTGACGAACGGCCGCGATTTCGACCTGCTCCACCGCGTCGCGTTCGAGGACCCGACGGTGGTCAATCTGATCACGATGCTCAGCAACGAAGCGGCAGCGGGCGAGACGAGCTCGCGCCTGTTCGTCGAGCAGGCGATCGACCTGCTCTGCACCCAGCTGGTGCGTGGCCATTCGAGCTTCGGCGCGCTCGACGACCCTAACGCAAAGCGCGGCGGCCTCGCCGACTGGCAGGTGAAGCGCGTCGTCACCTATATGCGCAGCCGCATGGAGGAAGAGATCGGGCTCGACGAGCTTGCGGCGCTCGTCCATTTGAGCCGCTTCCATTTCTGCACCGCCTTCAAGAAGGCAACGGGGCGCAACCCGCACGAAACGCTGACGATGATGCGCATCGCGCGCGCCAAGGAATTGCTCGCCGACCCCGATATGCCGGTGACCGAAATCGGCCTTTGCGTCGGCTACCAGACCCCCTCGTCGTTCGCGGCGAGCTTCCGCAAGACGGTCGGCATGAGCCCCAGCGACTTCCGCCGACGGCTCTAG
- a CDS encoding NAD(P)-dependent alcohol dehydrogenase yields MTEAKAAVVRQPGGDFTIETIEVEAPRAGEVRVRIAGVGLCHTDLIFRDQFAPFALPGVLGHEGAGVIEAIGEGVEGLAVGDEVVVGFSSCGACPRCDEHLPSYCQSFVPLNYAGMRLDNGSTAYAKDGERVTSHFFGQSSFSALTVTRARNVVKVDTSKVALELLGPLGCGFQTGAGGVMNSLACPAGSSIAIFGGGPVGLAAVMGAVIRGCATIILVEPVAARREIGLELGATHVIDPAEAGNLTDALRAIVPAGLDFAFDTSGVVAVIEAGLASLGSHGAIGLVGVPSKADAAISVNIAALMTPGHRIIGIIEGDSDPQSFIPELIAHHAAGRFPFDRLIKTFPLAEINGALAAQARGECIKVVLIP; encoded by the coding sequence ATGACCGAAGCGAAGGCGGCCGTGGTGCGCCAGCCCGGCGGCGATTTCACGATCGAGACGATCGAGGTCGAAGCGCCGCGCGCGGGCGAGGTGCGGGTGCGGATTGCGGGCGTCGGCCTGTGCCACACCGACCTGATCTTTCGCGACCAGTTCGCGCCCTTCGCGCTCCCGGGCGTGCTCGGCCATGAAGGCGCGGGGGTGATCGAGGCGATCGGCGAAGGCGTCGAGGGACTGGCGGTCGGTGACGAGGTGGTCGTCGGCTTCTCGAGCTGCGGCGCCTGCCCGCGCTGCGACGAGCATCTGCCAAGCTATTGCCAGAGCTTCGTGCCACTGAACTATGCGGGGATGCGGCTCGACAACGGATCGACCGCTTATGCCAAGGATGGCGAGCGCGTCACCTCGCACTTCTTTGGCCAGTCGTCCTTCTCGGCGCTCACCGTCACGCGCGCGCGCAATGTCGTGAAAGTCGACACATCGAAGGTCGCGCTCGAATTGCTCGGGCCCCTAGGCTGCGGTTTCCAGACCGGCGCGGGCGGGGTGATGAATTCGCTCGCTTGTCCTGCGGGGTCGAGCATCGCGATCTTCGGCGGGGGGCCGGTCGGGCTCGCCGCGGTGATGGGTGCGGTGATCCGTGGCTGTGCGACCATCATCCTCGTCGAGCCCGTCGCCGCGCGGCGCGAGATCGGGCTGGAGCTGGGCGCAACGCATGTCATCGACCCCGCCGAAGCGGGCAATTTGACCGACGCCTTGCGCGCGATCGTCCCGGCAGGCCTCGATTTCGCCTTCGACACCAGTGGCGTCGTCGCCGTCATCGAGGCCGGGCTCGCGTCACTCGGCAGCCACGGGGCGATCGGGCTCGTCGGCGTCCCGTCGAAGGCCGATGCCGCGATCAGCGTCAATATCGCGGCGCTGATGACCCCCGGCCACCGCATCATCGGAATCATCGAGGGTGATAGCGACCCCCAAAGCTTCATCCCCGAACTGATCGCGCATCACGCCGCGGGGCGCTTC
- a CDS encoding TonB-dependent receptor — translation MAALPFVRATLAVLAVSTSTFAMAQEAPPADTGATDGDIVVTAQRREQSLLDVPLAVTALGGDTLADRGITNSAQLGDAVPNLQINSPYGDTQPNFSLRGIGVANEYNSNQASPVGVYLDDVYLAPRTSHGMGLFDLDRIEVLRGPQGTLFGRNTTGGAINFITKKPDLSGTNGYLQVGYANFDTFTAQGAAEATLAEDVAGLRLAVNYAKGDGQIKNIFPGGRDAASVDTLQGRASLRVKPVETLDIVLRAYAGRDRGTQAAVHGLEPFRTGLGFFETNENRIGENRTDAWGFSANIALELSDTLSLTSITSYDGGKQDLQQAADGAPIDVLDINWRSNYRQFSQELRGNYEGDGLTFVGGLFYGWDRNITDNTFNLPLPPAGGFFQHYRQVRKSYAVFGQADIDLADRLVLTLGARYTKDKSRYDDAFAYLFVGGVDDPQTPIATTVPCAGVAGTCPYDPAARFALADTNNALTGRVALSYTFADGPLVYASYNRGYRAGAVNGGGYTSSSGIGYIEPERVNAYEIGIKGRAGGRLLTYAASAFYYDYSNQQLQDTRAGPVSFLVNAPSSEVYGLEFETTLRPVDGLRIDASLGWLHSKYKELTLQGADLSGNELPFAPKLTAQLGFEWDVVDLAGGTITFAPNMAYSSRQYFSPFNEINAPGTPQVNSELQQGANAKVNASLSWSNDALTIRAFANNIFERKTYGYGLDLRGAGFPYNFLVPSAPRTYGVSLRYSF, via the coding sequence ATGGCAGCTTTGCCTTTTGTGCGCGCCACGCTGGCTGTGCTCGCGGTTTCGACATCGACCTTTGCCATGGCGCAGGAAGCGCCGCCGGCCGACACGGGTGCGACCGACGGCGATATCGTCGTCACCGCACAGCGCCGCGAACAATCCTTGCTCGACGTGCCGCTAGCGGTCACGGCGCTCGGCGGCGACACGCTGGCTGACCGCGGCATCACCAATTCGGCGCAGCTCGGCGATGCCGTCCCCAACCTCCAGATCAACAGCCCCTATGGCGATACGCAGCCGAACTTCTCGCTGCGCGGGATCGGGGTCGCGAACGAATATAACAGCAACCAGGCCTCGCCCGTCGGCGTCTATCTCGACGACGTCTATCTCGCGCCGCGCACCAGCCACGGCATGGGTCTCTTCGACCTCGACCGCATCGAGGTGCTGCGCGGGCCGCAGGGGACGCTCTTCGGACGCAACACGACCGGCGGCGCGATCAACTTCATCACCAAGAAACCCGATCTGTCGGGCACCAACGGCTATCTGCAGGTCGGCTACGCCAATTTCGACACCTTCACCGCGCAGGGCGCCGCCGAAGCAACGCTTGCCGAGGATGTCGCGGGGCTCCGCCTTGCAGTGAATTATGCCAAGGGCGACGGGCAGATAAAGAACATCTTCCCCGGCGGGCGCGATGCCGCGTCGGTCGACACGCTGCAGGGCCGCGCCTCGCTGCGGGTCAAGCCGGTCGAGACGCTCGACATCGTGCTGCGCGCCTATGCTGGCCGCGATCGTGGGACGCAGGCGGCGGTCCACGGGCTCGAGCCCTTCCGCACCGGGCTCGGCTTTTTCGAAACCAACGAAAACCGCATCGGCGAGAACCGCACCGACGCATGGGGCTTCTCGGCGAACATCGCGCTCGAACTCTCGGACACGCTCAGCCTGACGTCGATCACCAGCTATGACGGCGGCAAGCAGGACCTCCAGCAAGCCGCCGACGGCGCGCCAATCGATGTGCTCGATATCAACTGGCGCTCCAACTATCGCCAGTTCAGCCAGGAACTGCGCGGCAATTACGAGGGCGACGGGCTGACCTTCGTCGGCGGGCTCTTCTACGGCTGGGACCGCAATATCACCGACAACACGTTCAACCTGCCGCTGCCGCCGGCGGGCGGTTTCTTCCAGCATTACCGGCAGGTGCGCAAAAGCTACGCCGTCTTCGGGCAGGCCGACATCGACCTCGCCGACCGGCTCGTGCTGACGCTCGGCGCGCGCTACACCAAGGACAAGTCGCGCTACGACGATGCCTTCGCTTACCTGTTCGTCGGCGGGGTCGACGATCCGCAGACGCCGATCGCGACGACGGTGCCCTGCGCCGGGGTCGCGGGCACCTGCCCCTATGATCCCGCCGCGCGCTTTGCGCTCGCCGACACCAACAATGCACTGACCGGCCGCGTGGCACTGAGCTACACCTTCGCCGACGGTCCGCTCGTCTATGCGAGCTACAACCGCGGCTACCGCGCGGGTGCGGTCAACGGCGGCGGCTATACCTCGTCGAGCGGCATTGGCTATATCGAGCCCGAGCGCGTCAATGCCTATGAAATCGGGATCAAGGGCCGCGCGGGCGGGCGCCTGCTAACCTATGCCGCGTCGGCCTTCTATTATGATTATTCGAACCAGCAGCTGCAGGACACGCGCGCCGGGCCGGTGTCCTTTTTGGTCAACGCGCCCTCATCTGAAGTTTATGGCCTAGAGTTCGAAACGACGCTGCGCCCGGTGGACGGTCTGCGCATCGACGCATCGCTCGGCTGGCTGCATTCCAAATATAAGGAGCTGACGCTGCAGGGCGCCGACCTGTCGGGCAATGAACTGCCTTTCGCGCCGAAACTCACCGCGCAACTCGGTTTCGAATGGGATGTCGTCGACCTCGCCGGCGGCACAATCACCTTCGCGCCGAACATGGCCTATTCGAGCCGCCAATATTTCTCGCCGTTCAACGAGATCAATGCACCGGGCACGCCGCAAGTGAACAGCGAACTGCAACAGGGCGCCAATGCCAAGGTCAATGCGTCGCTCAGCTGGAGCAACGACGCGCTGACGATCCGCGCGTTCGCGAACAATATCTTCGAGCGAAAAACCTATGGCTATGGCCTCGATCTGCGCGGTGCGGGCTTCCCGTACAACTTCCTCGTGCCGAGCGCGCCGCGCACCTATGGCGTGTCGCTGCGCTACAGCTTCTGA
- a CDS encoding nuclear transport factor 2 family protein translates to MKNLIKTVGLAVAALALTAKASANEAETNRATIAKAMDAWAAGTGGPYDLLADDAVWTISGNSLASKTYPSKEAFMSEVIRPFNARMSTRLIPSVHALYAEGDTVIAHFDAQGTARDGKPYINSYAWILTLRDGRIVRAFAFFDAHAFDDFWTRVSPAPAT, encoded by the coding sequence ATGAAGAATCTGATCAAGACCGTCGGCCTCGCGGTTGCCGCGCTGGCGCTCACGGCCAAGGCTTCGGCGAACGAAGCCGAAACCAACCGCGCGACGATCGCCAAAGCGATGGACGCCTGGGCGGCGGGAACCGGCGGTCCTTACGACTTGCTTGCCGACGATGCGGTGTGGACGATCTCGGGCAACTCGCTCGCGAGCAAGACCTATCCGTCGAAGGAAGCGTTCATGAGCGAGGTCATCCGGCCGTTCAACGCCCGGATGAGCACGCGGCTGATCCCGAGCGTGCACGCGCTTTATGCAGAGGGCGACACGGTGATCGCGCATTTCGACGCGCAGGGCACGGCGCGCGACGGCAAGCCCTATATCAACAGCTATGCGTGGATCCTGACGCTGAGGGACGGGCGGATCGTGCGGGCGTTTGCCTTTTTCGATGCGCATGCTTTCGACGATTTCTGGACGCGGGTTTCGCCAGCGCCCGCGACGTGA
- a CDS encoding helix-turn-helix domain-containing protein, translating into MKNESVWDNKEIICDVLGRAPDVEMGSIGDGWSLCRWRQFVGSYTLPALPQPIFTVHVAGKPQVKTWDRDGWTETSSIPGCATIVPAGMPTGWLVDGELDVVTLSMSSDVLAGQPHAEQFNKMRFAFADPLGVALTRQILSELYAPQAEERTAYVAAMVNALKAHILSGPPAHGNPTEIPISDFSAYRLHKIMNAVLANPAEEHSLEAMASVAGVTPSHFCRLFKKATGISPHQYVMKARLDRAQQMLVQTDLSLAALSEATGFTSQSHFSRAFRAWFGMAPSDYRQQERRGLH; encoded by the coding sequence GTGAAGAACGAAAGCGTCTGGGATAATAAGGAGATCATCTGCGACGTCCTCGGCCGCGCGCCCGACGTCGAGATGGGATCGATCGGCGATGGCTGGTCGCTCTGCCGCTGGCGCCAGTTCGTCGGCAGCTACACCCTGCCCGCGCTGCCGCAACCGATCTTTACCGTTCATGTCGCGGGCAAGCCGCAGGTCAAGACCTGGGACCGCGACGGCTGGACCGAAACCAGTTCGATTCCCGGCTGCGCAACGATCGTCCCCGCCGGGATGCCGACCGGCTGGCTCGTCGACGGTGAGCTCGATGTCGTGACCTTGTCGATGTCGTCGGACGTGCTCGCGGGCCAACCGCATGCCGAACAGTTCAACAAGATGCGCTTCGCCTTCGCCGACCCGCTCGGGGTAGCATTGACCCGCCAGATCCTCTCCGAACTTTACGCGCCGCAGGCCGAGGAACGCACCGCCTATGTCGCCGCGATGGTCAATGCGCTGAAGGCGCATATCCTCTCGGGCCCGCCCGCGCATGGCAACCCGACCGAAATCCCGATTTCGGACTTCTCGGCCTACCGGCTCCACAAGATTATGAACGCCGTGCTCGCCAACCCCGCCGAGGAACATAGCCTTGAGGCGATGGCATCGGTCGCCGGCGTCACGCCGTCGCATTTCTGCCGCCTGTTCAAAAAGGCAACGGGCATCTCGCCGCACCAATATGTGATGAAGGCGCGGCTCGACCGCGCGCAGCAGATGCTTGTCCAGACCGACCTCAGCCTCGCCGCGCTGTCCGAGGCGACAGGATTCACCAGCCAGAGCCATTTCAGCCGCGCCTTCCGCGCCTGGTTCGGCATGGCGCCGAGCGACTATCGCCAGCAGGAACGGCGCGGGCTTCACTGA
- a CDS encoding OsmC family protein yields MAHGTARIGKDHYRTEINVSGHDLIGDEGPGLGGKNEGPAPYDFLLAGLGACTAITLRMYADRKGWPLESVDVRLRLLSKDGLRVDRVLTIAGLDDEQKARLADIAERTPVTLTLKGGLPIDTRLA; encoded by the coding sequence ATGGCCCACGGAACCGCCCGCATCGGCAAGGATCATTATCGCACCGAGATCAACGTCAGCGGTCATGACCTGATCGGTGACGAAGGGCCGGGGCTCGGCGGCAAGAATGAGGGACCCGCGCCTTATGATTTCCTGCTCGCCGGACTCGGCGCCTGCACCGCGATTACGCTTCGCATGTATGCCGATCGCAAGGGATGGCCCCTCGAATCGGTCGATGTGCGATTGCGCTTACTGAGCAAGGACGGCCTACGGGTCGACCGGGTCCTGACAATTGCGGGGCTCGACGACGAGCAGAAGGCACGGCTCGCCGATATTGCCGAGCGGACGCCGGTGACGCTGACGCTGAAGGGCGGCCTACCGATCGACACACGGCTCGCCTAA
- a CDS encoding SDR family oxidoreductase, with amino-acid sequence MSKTILITGAAGGFGKGAAIGMAKNGHNIIATVQVSSQVTPLREEVAALGLSDKIRVERLDLTDPYDIRQAQGWDIDVLWNNAGMGEAGPVWEIPLDLVRKNYEINVFLPLQLTQGIVQRWVREGKSQGKKVVFTSSMGGLFTPANWGTYVSTKHALEAFAEAMQQELAAYGVKVQTMNPGAYYTGYNETMADNPFRWLDDSVNFTKRADLRKGFDDFFATPEGKMDAQEMIDHMIAAVPADEGKFRNVMPKVIEDMLKQHQLDAWENRI; translated from the coding sequence ATGAGCAAGACCATCCTCATCACCGGTGCCGCGGGCGGCTTCGGCAAGGGCGCCGCCATCGGCATGGCCAAGAACGGCCACAATATCATCGCGACCGTGCAGGTTTCGTCGCAGGTCACCCCGCTCCGCGAAGAAGTCGCGGCACTGGGCCTCAGCGACAAGATCCGCGTCGAACGCCTCGACCTCACCGACCCCTATGACATCCGCCAGGCCCAGGGCTGGGACATCGATGTCCTCTGGAACAATGCCGGCATGGGCGAAGCAGGCCCGGTCTGGGAAATCCCGCTCGACCTGGTTCGCAAGAATTACGAGATCAACGTCTTCCTGCCGCTCCAGCTGACGCAGGGCATCGTCCAGCGCTGGGTCCGCGAAGGCAAGTCGCAGGGCAAGAAGGTCGTCTTCACCTCGTCGATGGGCGGGCTGTTCACCCCGGCGAACTGGGGCACGTACGTCTCGACCAAGCATGCGCTCGAAGCCTTTGCCGAGGCGATGCAGCAGGAACTCGCCGCCTATGGCGTCAAGGTCCAGACGATGAACCCCGGCGCCTATTACACCGGCTATAACGAAACGATGGCGGACAATCCGTTCCGCTGGCTCGACGACAGCGTCAACTTCACCAAGCGTGCCGATCTCCGCAAGGGTTTCGACGACTTCTTCGCGACGCCCGAGGGCAAGATGGATGCGCAGGAAATGATCGATCACATGATCGCGGCCGTTCCCGCCGACGAAGGCAAGTTCCGCAATGTGATGCCCAAGGTGATCGAGGACATGCTGAAGCAGCACCAGCTCGACGCCTGGGAGAACCGGATCTGA
- a CDS encoding oxidoreductase has protein sequence MKTWFITGASRGFGLRIAKLALEQGDNVVATARRAEAVIEALGNRERLVALPLDVTDEKQAQAAAAAAVEAFGSIDVLLNNAGFGLLGAVEEASAADVEAVYRTNVFGLLNVTRAVLPVMRAQRSGRILNISSIGGYRGAAGFGVYSSTKFAVEGLSEALHAELAPLGVHVTVVEPGYFRTDFLDATSLTVSGGEIADYAETAGRVRQVAADLNHGQPGDPDKLAQVLVDFADAANPPVRLPLGSDTVAAIEAKHVSDAEIVAKWRAVSVSTDFAVAEAA, from the coding sequence ATGAAAACATGGTTCATCACCGGCGCATCGCGCGGCTTCGGCCTTCGCATCGCCAAGCTCGCGCTCGAACAGGGCGACAATGTCGTCGCAACCGCGCGCCGCGCCGAAGCCGTCATCGAGGCGCTGGGCAACCGCGAGCGGCTGGTCGCATTGCCGCTCGACGTCACCGACGAGAAGCAGGCCCAGGCGGCTGCCGCCGCGGCGGTCGAAGCCTTCGGTTCGATCGACGTGCTGCTCAACAATGCGGGTTTCGGCCTGCTCGGCGCGGTCGAGGAAGCGAGCGCGGCCGATGTCGAGGCGGTGTATCGCACCAATGTCTTCGGCCTGCTCAACGTCACCCGCGCCGTTCTGCCGGTGATGCGTGCGCAGCGCTCGGGGCGCATCCTCAACATCTCGTCGATCGGCGGCTATCGCGGCGCGGCGGGCTTCGGCGTCTATTCGTCGACCAAGTTCGCGGTCGAAGGATTGTCCGAGGCGCTCCACGCCGAACTCGCGCCCTTGGGTGTGCATGTGACGGTGGTCGAGCCCGGCTATTTCCGTACCGACTTCCTCGATGCCACCTCGCTGACGGTCAGCGGCGGAGAGATTGCGGACTATGCCGAAACGGCGGGCCGCGTCCGGCAGGTCGCTGCCGACCTGAACCACGGCCAGCCGGGCGATCCCGACAAGCTAGCGCAGGTGCTTGTCGATTTCGCCGACGCCGCGAACCCGCCCGTCCGCCTGCCGCTCGGCAGCGACACGGTTGCGGCGATCGAGGCAAAGCATGTCTCGGATGCCGAGATCGTCGCCAAATGGCGCGCGGTGTCGGTGTCGACCGACTTTGCGGTAGCCGAAGCCGCCTGA